A stretch of Aythya fuligula isolate bAytFul2 chromosome 1, bAytFul2.pri, whole genome shotgun sequence DNA encodes these proteins:
- the LOC116494916 gene encoding zinc finger protein 239-like: MDKGEDQDHEVLEEMHMGGEVDPLHNHFASADQQDMLAVGSRGGEQQLGDGHGSQRGSSEAQRGDYRPAEEAKLPCSAISLVKRQERGVAAASRRAHRTERPTICSECGKGFSRSIHLIQHQRMHTGERPFLCGECGKGFSQSSHLIQHRRVHTGQKPYTCTECGKSFSQSSNLLKHQRIHTGLKPYVCSECGKIFSDSSTCIKHQRMHTGERPYKCPACGKCFSQHSHLLQHQRAHDGVRPYSCGQCGKCFGQSSDLINHARTHTGEKPYKCSQCGRGFSGNSNLIKHTRIHTGEQPYRCTQCGECFRFQPQLVRHQKHHTE, translated from the exons atggacaaaggagaagatCAAGATCATGAGGTGCTGGAAGAGATGCATATGG GTGGTGAGGTAGATCCCCTTCACAACCACTTTGCAAGCGCAGATCAGCAGGATATGTTGGCAGTGGGGTCCAGAGGCGGAGAGCAACAGTTGGGTGATGGCCATGGAAGTCAGCGCGGCTCCTCAGAGGCACAGCGAGGTGACTATAGGCCGGCAGAGGAGGCTAAGCTGCCTTGCTCTGCCATCAGCCTTGTAAAAAGACAAGAGagaggggtggcagcagccTCACGGCGAGCCCATCGCACAGAGCGGCCCACCATCTGCTCCGAGTGTGGCAAGGGCTTCAGCCGGAGCATCCACCTCATCCAGCACCAGCGAATGCACACCGGGGAGCGCCCGTTCCTGTGCGGGGAGTGCGGCAAGGGCTTCAGCCAGAGCTCCCATCTCATCCAGCACCGGCGGGTCCACACGGGCCAGAAGCCTTACACCTGCACGGAGTGTGGAAAGAGCTTCAGCCAGAGCTCCAACCTCCTGAAGCACCAGCGCATCCACACCGGGCTCAAACCCTACGTGTGCAGCGAGTGCGGGAAGATCTTCAGCGACAGCTCCACCTGCATCAAGCACCAGCGCATGCACACAGGCGAGCGGCCCTACAAGTGCCCAGCCTGCGGGAAATGCTTCAGCCAACACTCCCACCTCCTTCAGCACCAGCGAGCCCACGACGGTGTCCGGCCTTACTCCTGCGGGCAGTGTGGCAAATGTTTTGGGCAGAGCTCTGACCTCATTAACCACGCTCGGACCCACACGGGCGAGAAGCCTTACAAATGCAGCCAGTGTGGCCGGGGCTTCAGCGGCAACTCCAACCTCATCAAGCACACCCGCATCCACACAGGCGAGCAGCCGTACCGCTGCACACAGTGTGGGGAATGCTTTCGtttccagccccagctggtgcGCCACCAGAAACACCACACAGAGTAG